A part of Ziziphus jujuba cultivar Dongzao chromosome 8, ASM3175591v1 genomic DNA contains:
- the LOC132799146 gene encoding uncharacterized protein LOC132799146, giving the protein MSKQSAEGNEPQNVFGTKVDDQFVKKKFPEFETLEVNAADKSYFAYRLKEAVQNGTTYKAYMQTLRKIIEQQPDTDNKKYTICEIYNATGSPIHLLKKHHDFSGHILGDNYFPVTIENGQLAVVLHQGSSAAVIYTGQNYNGKPYAWLHAWENERDDDKRYVFTEIEKPEHYVSDDWNLVSSKLTQESPFHDGLKGSYSEASIRGDENKHDNVCIYSGTLTLEWGFPLFSIN; this is encoded by the exons ATGTCGAAGCAGTCAGCCGAGGGCAATGAGCCTCAGAATGTGTTTGGAACCAAAGTGGATGATCAATTTGTGAAGAAAAAATTTCCTGAATTTGAGACACTGGAAGTCAACGCCGCAGATAAGTCTTACTTTGCATACAGACTCAAGGAAGCAGTTCAAAATGGTACGACATACAAGGCCTATATGCAGACTCTGCGGAAGATCATTGAGCAGCAGCCTGAcactgataataaaaaatatacaatatgCGAAATTTACAATGCTACTGGCAGTCCCATACATCTTTTGAAGAAACACCATGATTTCAGTGGCCATATTCTAGGTGATAATTACTTCCCTGTCACGATTGAAAATGGCCAGTTGGCTGTTGTACTCCATCAGGGATCATCTGCGGCAGTTATATACACAGGCCAGAACTACAACGGAAAACCGTATGCCTGGTTGCATGCTTGGGAAAATGAACGCGACGACGATAAACGATAT gTTTTCACTGAAATTGAAAAACCTGAGCACTACGTTAGTGATGATTGGAACTTAGTCTCATCCAAGCTTACACAGGAAAGTCCCTTTCACGACGGTTTGAAGGGATCCTACTCTGAAGCGTCCATCCGCGGAGACGAGAACAAACACGATAACGTCTGCATATATTCTGGAACACTGACCTTAGAGTGGGGTTTCCCTCTATTCAGTATTAATTAA